The stretch of DNA agtagatggagcgagagagagatagagacagcgTAAACGGCTCATGTGAGGCGTCCTTATTTAGCTGAGCCTCCcctagagaagaggagaatggAGGCACTTGCTTGCAAAAGCAGCCTGTCAGAAACAGCTGATGGGTTACGACAGGAAGCCTAGCGACATTGCCCTCTGGGGCCGTGTCACaccctttttcttctcttcctctccttcgttctatctctctctctctctctctctctctcctgaggagATTTTTCGAGGCGGAACAAATTGCAAAAGCTTTTGTGTCCCTCCGCAGCTGCCGTACATGACACCCGTCCCCTGGCCCTATGCCGTCCCTCTGCCCCTGGCCTGTCACCACGGACTCCGCCCGGCTCCACCAGCTAGGAGACAGAACGCGACCCCCGCGGGGGCACCCTCAGACCCGACGTGCCCCTAAACGCCTGACATgtgcccccacaccaccccacaccaccccaccccaccccaccccatcctacccctcccccctccggGGTCTGGCCCCAGGCATTTGGCGCCCCATCAACTTTGTTTCACAGTCGGTGATGCTTGGCAGAAGCTAACACTGAAGCTAAAATTAGCTGCGACATCAGCGGTCTCTCCaaacaggaggagcaggaagatggagggggggaggtgagGGATTGTTTAATTTTTCAGACACACTACAGTGCTTGAAGTGTACGTGAAAAGAACGAGGAGTGGGAGGAGGTTGTGATAGGGTGTGATATAGACCAGACTGGCGGATTGTTCTAGCACATTACTAACTCAACAGCAGAGTGCTTGTTGGACTCTGATACTGTTTGTTAACTGTGACACTTATCACCTTCATAATcttcaattaatcaattaatcagTACATCTTTATTAGGGCTGAGTAAAATGCTTAACAAAAccacatgaaaataaaaacaaactagaaaaacactcagagagcagacctccaccaagcgaaaacacaACCCCCTCCTGGATCCAGccggtgatatggatcactcccaaaatgtaattgtttcttccttgggtcatttaacAATTTAATCGAAAgacatccataactttttgagttatctcgtgaacaaacaagcaaacaaacagacagacttaaacaaacaaaccccgatgaaaacataacctcgtTGGCGGAGGTACAGTAACAAAAGCAACCAAACATCCTATAACACAACGGCACGTGTACTTCTTAGAACATACCATACCCTTAAACACACAAGGCCAAGTCCAAATGTAAGACCCTTCTCAAGTTCAAGGCGCCTCTTTAGGGAACAGACAGTTGTCTGCGTTTCACTGCTCTGTGCATTGTAAACATTTTTGTCTGCATTCACACTGCTGGAATGACCTCTTCTGTCATTGCCTGAGTGTAGTAGAGACAGCCAAATATTAGCACCTTTCCCACTAAGGCTATTAGTGTAAGTGTAATATGCCTCCTTATGGAATGGTGGAGAGGTCTGGTGGGGGACTGCACTGCAGCTGGATGCCTtggctcagagtgtgtgtgtgtgtgtgtgtgtgtgtgtgtgtgtgtgtgtgtgtgtacgtgtgtacgagTCAAAGGCAGGAAGCAGCTGAGGTCTGTTTACGTGCGGCGGTGTTGTGCACGTGCGCAGCGGCAGTGTTCTCCCCGGCAGGAGGCGGAAGAGCGAGACGGCCGGTCAAAGGAGCCGCCCGGGCTGCCTCTCAACTGCTTCCTCTCGGGCTCCGTCAACACGCTAGCACAATAGACAGGCCCTCCGGaatcactagcacacacacacacacacacacacacacacacacacacacacacacaaacacactacacactcacacacacacacactcacacacacacacacacacacacacacactcacacacacacacactcacacacacacacacacacactcacacacacacacactcacacacacacacacacacacacacacacacacacacgcacacacacacacacacacacaaacaaacacactacacactcacacacacacgcacacacacacacacacacacactcacacacacacacacacacacacgcacacacacacacacacactgcacactcactcacacacacacacatactacatactcacacacacaagcccctttcacattcaccgaatttaacgctaaatcagccgaatttaacgttaaggctgttcctttcacattgacgacacggggtggggagtcaacccgcctcggcaatccaacccgtctcggggggtagtatcagagccgagccgtgttgaatatgaaaggaacagaggtcaaccccgctattaggggtgtgtgactgatgacgtatttggccaggcaggaggttaaaatacaggaaacacacaagagactaggataactttagctgctgtgtccatagatatatgtgtgtccaacaatcacggtttttatgctgagagtgccctgaacctccttttctcagcacttcggtcaagtgtttattgttgctaggttaccaaaaccgtctgctgccagcagccagaaagtttgcctaatgctagctaacttctagccaacgagctaactgtcagagcagaagttgttcaggactcagcacactgaaatatgacttcgacagacaaaaggacctcatttggcattcaaataacataacaagtggcccgccatcatttggaagctaaaccacgtagaactagcatgacagttgtgtttatcagtttatctccgaggtccaaggcatgcttaacgtcattgttcactcccaaattgcgtgtgacgtgctgctaggcaacgcctcccataactcgcctctgaacccggcttcagacaaccccgggaccagaacacgtctacctttcacattgcgaaatcccctgaacccgctatttcttaaacgctaatgtatcgtttctgaatgtgaaaggggctacacACTCAACCCTGTAgtcttgcatttgtgtgtcaaCTATGTCAACAGTTATTCCACTACAAAGAAGACACTGTTTGTTGCATGGAGCAGAGTTAGCCTTCAGGTGTTAGCCGCAGGTGTTGCCTCACCTGATCCACAGTCAGTACAGTACATTGAGGCGTAATAGCAAGCGTTAGCATTTAGCGTGATTGTGTTTGATTTTGGTAGACCGGTGTCCTGATTACTGTTGCATCAGCATTAGTAACGCTGGTCAGCCTCCACCAAGCTAGAATCCCGCTCTTTCCAGATAAAGGCCCAGTCAGGGGTCAGATACAGTGCCTTCACcagtttttttatttcattattcagCCATCTATAATCATGAgtcatgcatgagtgtgtctaCGCCCTATTGAGGCCAAAATACTTTCTTTTCTGTGAGAACGGTAAGCTAAGAACTTGTGTGTTTTGACTTGAGTATTGTTACTGTAACTGTACACATGTGTTGTGAACATAACTGTACTGTAGCACAGTATCCGGGGACCGCCATGCTGTTTGACTTCACCAACTTATGGGAGCAGCATTTTAACActttctcccttttctccctctctctctctctcactctctctctctctctctctctctctctcctgcagtgaATGTGACTGTGTCGGGCAGGCAGCATCTGCTGGCACTGTATGATACTGCAGGACAGGTAAAGACTCTACCGCCTATAATGCAAGCAGCCACTGCCTCAAAACATCTCGTCACCGTGTAGGACcagtatcatacacacacacactgataaagtTAGTCCAGTCTCCACTGTGTTGTGTCACTACACCACTGTGTGAGTTCTGCACATTTTAACAATTTAATAAATGGATGTGTTGTTGTCTGACTGTCTAAGCACACTGGAAACAGAAAGTTGCTCTAAAGTTTGCATGCCAAAATATTTTCGCTGGTAAAGCTACTCTATTATTTTTATATCAGGTCAAAACTCATACATTTAGACATCTGCTTGTTCATCATACGCCTCCATTGTGGTGCTGTGTCCGTTTGGCTAACAATGGTCAGTGTGCCACCCCTACTCTGACTTCATAGGTTAGGATATCTCAGTTGAGGGTTTTTAAGATGCTTGATCAAGCCATAGGTTCAAGCAAGACAACATATCCCAGAGACAACCATCCAGTAGACGTGATTCACTGAAAGCATCTAATAATGTGGGGAGACATGCACCATAGAATGTACTACCGGTCTTTAAGGAGTGTTTCCATGTTTGACACCAGAAAATCAATAGCATTGAGCTTTTGTGTGGGTCAGCGCTTTGGGGACAGTTTGAGTCACTGGATTCGTGTCCATCCGCTGTGATTGATAATGAGTTTGTTAAATTCACAGTAAAGGGTAAGCTAACTAACTACATAAAAGGACATTCAAAACTTTGAAAAGGCCAACAGCAGAATTGTTGATGCAGATAAAAGCTTCTCAGCATGCTAACTAGTGTCTTTCGGCTATATTGTTGGCGACTTGCTgtgaaagctttttttttctttcgatGGGATAATCCATACAGACCCACGAACCTACTTAGTGCTTATAATGGGCAACTAGTGTGAATGGCTGTTGTGTTTACTTACGTTATGAAGATGGCAGCAAAACTAGTCAATTCCACCATTGCAAACATGTTCAATTCCAGCATTAAATTACAGTATGTacggtgttgctttaaagttgGAGGAGGCTGtaggctgtgagagagagagagagagagagagagaaataagtgGATGGGTTAAGGAGGAGGTAGTGGGGAGAGAGtcagacagaaaagagaaaagagagagagagagatgtgtggatGAGTTAAGGCTAGAGGAGGAAGaatagagtggagagagaggggggggtgaatGGGTTACGGCTGGAGGATGGAGAGTAAagtggagagactgagagatggTGAGTTAAAGAtggaggttagagagagagaaagagaaagtgatagagacccagagatagagagatgggttgaaggaaagagagaaggtagGGGGTAGAGACGCAGGCTTTCATGTGGCCTGTGGCTGGTAGCTGCTCTGTCagcagttgtttttattattagaaACACAGAGGGGAAACCTCTACCCTGTAACACCCCTGAAGTGTATagatgtctttctctctctttctttcctctctctctctctctctctctctagaactACTTCCCCTCTGAAAGTATTAATTTTTCCTTTGCTTGTCTTTATTTTGTGCCTCACTCTTTCACCTGGGGAGCAACACATGTTTTAAACAGGAAACACATCGGTGGGAAGTAGTAGTAATCTCACAGTCAAACAGTTCTCCCCAAAAAGCATAGAAGGATACTGATGGGGGTATAGTCAAAGGCAGGTTGGTCTGCGCGCCATAAATCGTCTGTACCAAGAGTGACCACTCAGCACTCTGCCAATGCAGAGATGGGTCTGTCTGTGCAGTTAACCTCCTTCTGGGTTATTAACCGTCGCTGGCCTGCTGGCCCACCAATCGATCAACCCTCTACTGGCTCCAACTCCTttccctgcacccccccccctcccccttttttagaaaaagaaaaatcccATGATTCAGCACTGTCTCTTCCTTGCAGTGGACTGCAGaacaaaaaagacacacaagGGAAGTCTAACAAGACAACACCGGCCCCGTTCCCAAACATCTGTTTGCACAAGCTCAGTCCAATAGATTTTTCTTTGTCTTCCTGCCATGTAGACAGAGAGTAAGATCTATTCATTCTGATGTGACCCTCTACTGGGAACTGGGTCCAAATCACAGAGGCATTCATTTATGGCATGTCAGAAACAGGTGCAATCCTTTCATTTCTGTGATTTATTTATGTCAGATTACTCACCGCTAAGCTTTGCTGAAAAGCTTTACTTTAATATTACATGCAAGATGCATGACCATGATGTTGTGGGACTACACCTCAGGCTGAAAATGATTAAGGTACACATTACATTAGGCCTCACAACAGTCTGACTTCACTGAGGGGATCGCTCCAAATAAAATGCATTTGCCCACAGACGTGTCCTTTTcacttgataataataataataataatacataggtTTTATATAGTGCTTTTCAGGGTAGGATAAAGTATGTAAAGAATAAGATGGTATAGAGAATAACACCGACATAGCTGTGTCTTGACTCACTATGGATGCTGGACCTGAGCTAATCTTGGCTCCTCTTCGCTCGTTCTGTCTGAGGACAAGCAGATATGGCGGCTCAAGGTTGTGACTGGTagttaaacaacaacaacaacaacaaaatcccTCCTGTAAGATCCGACGACATCACAGATGAGGGAGACATCTGTACGGATTACACGGCACACGGATTTCAGTGTCTTCATTCCTACAGtagatgcatacagtacatcaaactTCCCAACTCTTGATTGTGAGAGAAAAGCTAACTGCGTGTGAGAGCAACTGCTTTAGAAGCCAGTagtgggggcgctgtggcacaacaggctacagcgctcgtgccatatacgggtccgagtgcccatggggacccaggttcaagtccaacctgcagtcatttcccaatcccaccccatctctctctcctgcttacttcctgtctctctccactgtcctatacaaataaaggcaaaaagcccaaaaaatatacttaaaaaaagacAATTTAAAAAGCCAGTAATCTCAGAACACTCGGCCCACATGTCTTCCTTGCCCAGTGCTATTGACTCCTTTTGTTAGTGTACTTATTACAGCAATAAAATAACTTGTAATTAAAGCACTTGCCAATGCAGTAATAAAAGTACATTCCGTACTCAGATGCAAACATCAAGCACAGCTTATGACGTGCTAAAGCTgtctaataaaataaatataaagtcATTGAACTGGATTTAGCAGATGTGTGTCAATGGACTCAATATCTGGGAATCAAATATGGCCCAACTGCTTCACAGGTGGTAAGGCTATGCCGATGCTCCACCATATAATTTACTGACTAAATATGAAGTATGAACAGTTGCTGTTAGGCCATTCTCAGTGAGTTTTAAAACTGGAGAATCTCATACATATTTAGTTTGGGGTTAAGTAGCTTGTGGGAGGGTTGACCACAACTTTTGAGTGATGCCATGAACCTAACGTtagtctaaagcctaccttacactgacagactttgacaagatttgggaaagattcttgaaagattgtagtcttttatcCAAtgccattcaagctttactcaaaagactacaatctttcaagaatctttcccaaatcttgtcaaagtctgtcagtgtaaggtaggcttaagctactgtacatcacagaTGCGTAATTAGAAAGTGAAAAGCAATTTCAAAAATGCCATACCAGGTTCATTTCTTACTTGCTTTGCTAGGGTTGAACATCACACCATTCTCGTGCTTGTTCTGTAGGAGGACTACAACCAGCTGAGGCCACTGTCCTACCCGAACACGGACGTCTTCCTCATCTGTTTCTCCGTGGTCAACCCGGCCTCCTACCATAACGTCCAGGAGGAGTGGGTCCCAGAGCTCAAGTCCTGCATGCCCCACATCCCCTACATCCTCATCGGGACACAGGTGCGTGCGGCCGTGGATCAGCGAGAGCTCCATTTCCCGCTTTTGTTTTAGGAATTTTATGTCTCTGGTGTTTTAGCTCAAGCACAGTTcctatagagatcgctaagacatgtgactaaagtcatcaaaacacaaagaattatgggtaggtttggctcgcctgatgccagcccatgtaaactagtgggtctgggtctatgatctggcatgataataatgaaaactaagcgtgaaaaaattgtgtgaaaaacagttataatctcgcgcttccttagtgctgctatccaagccattcctcgcctttttgtcacctctgaaacatgacgtatactattatttttctacgctggaaaactataaaagataagcttcatgttactctattgaattttataacacagcaggtaaacggcatttcgacaactgcacttcgttgttcccgcacgtcagtaaaacaacttaattttgggccacctattcccaaaatgcgttgcgttttacgtcacgttctcaatctctatagatAAGCTGATCTTGTGATCTGATCACTTTTGATCTAGATTGACCTTCGAGATGACCCTAAAACCCTGTCCCGGTTACTTCAGATGAAGGAAAAGCCGCTGACTTATGAGCAGGGCCTTAAACTGGCCAGAGAGGTGAGTGACCTGGTATAACCCCGAAGGTAGTGGAGTTTGGGCATTAGTTAGAAGAATTGATGTACATTTTTGTCATCAATCACAAACGGTGTGGTATGTATtggtatatatatttttgtggtATCTCTAACCTGTATAAACCTAGAGCTAATGGAGTAACtgaactgtatgtgtttatcaAAAATCACAAACGGTTGTTGTTGTCGACGTTGATGttcgtttttttatttttttggggggggcttCCTCAGATCGGGGCCCAGTGTTACCTGGAGTGTTCGGCGCTGACTCAGAAGGGCCTGAAGACGGTGTTCGACGAGGCCATCCTGACCATCTTCAGcccaaagaagaagaagaccggcTGCACGCCCTGCAGGAGTTGCTGCACCATAGTATGAAGAGTCTTCAGGgagctcacctctcctctctccttcaaccaccaccaccaccacctccaccaccaccaccaccatccatccatccatccacacaggAGCTTCTGCACCACTATATGAGGCATCCTCAGGGAGCTTCTCTTTCACCATTGTATGAGGAGtcctcatctatctatctatctatctatctatatctatctatctatctatctatctatatctatctatctatctatctatgtctcCTCATCTACTTATGgctctatttctctttttatctatctatctatctatctactcatggttctctctctttttatctatctatctatctatctatctatctatctatctatcatcaaAGTTTGctgtctccctctttgtcaTCCCATGAGCGGCAGCTTCCCTCTCAGGATAGGCAAACCCCTCTTAGCATCCAGGCAATTTGAAGAGCCGACACTCACCTCTGTACACTCCAGAGGGAGTGACGACGACCCCACCcccgactgcacacacacacacacacacacactcgtctgtgctctgctctccttCAACCTCAGAGCAAAACGGCTCCGTCAGCAGCACCAGTGTCCAGTGACCACCGGATACCGGGGACGTCAGTGCCTTCTCCTCCCATCAGCACTCTCTCACAGGCACAGTAAGCACACAGTAATGCCCTCACAATACCCTGCATGGAGAGAGACAGTCTTCATTGGCGGGACTGTAGCCCCTTCTCAACCCCTCCAGTCCTCTGTGCCCTCCATTTGTCGAAGGGCCGACCTTTGCACTCCTGGAAATCAAAcggtcgtctctctctctcctccagactTGGGGAGTTGTTTGATCGCTTGagcctccgtgtgtgtgcggcaCAGACTTTTTTCTCGAGGCCTGTGTGAGAAAATGGAGAAAATCCATtccactgctgctactgctgctactgcacaCCGCTCCCTCCCTTGCCCCATCCTCTACCATaaatgggtgtttttttttcttcttcctctccttcttcttctccctcttcttcttcttcttcttcttctccgtgGCGAGGGATCGATAGAGTGCTCTTTGCAGAGTCAATGCCTTGGCAGTCCGAGCCGGTTAATAAGGCGGGATCCTCCAGGGGAGCGGGGCAGGCCGGGGCGTCAATAAGGCCGTTACGGAGCGGAGTCGTGCGGAGAGCTGGAGGAgccaaagagagcgagagaaagaaatgagggagtgagagagagagagagagagagagagagggatgaaaagagaCATCTGAGAGCATCTGAGACGGTACTCTCATCAAATGGTTCAGTGTTTAAGTGGGTCGTTTCAGATGAACTGTTCTTAGTcgcacgcatgcaggcacacacacacacgcgcacacacgcacacacgcacgcacgcacacacacacacacacacacacacacgcgcacacacgcacacacacacacacacacacacacacacacacatgcgcacacatgcacacacgcacacacacacaactcgaGCTAAGCATCTTGTGCTTCCACTGTACAGTTCTTTATATCTGATTTGAGTGCCGAGATGATTTCAGTATCAGCGAAGGAAGATTGTCATTTGTAACGTAATGGAAGAGAAAGGAttaagggaaaaaaatggatgTCATCTTTCGTCAAGAAACTGTAACGCTcccagcacatactgtacctgaggACTGCTACCAAATGACTAATGTGAACATTCTCAAGTGTTAAAGAGACATGAGTGTGTTTGATTCATCAACGGAGACATACaccctctcccccacacacacacgataagaTAAGCAAGACACACCCAAAGAGGCTTGCTCATCCCACGAGCTCTGAGGGCTTTTAGTGTTTCCTGAGGTTACAGAACTCCACAGAAAGTGTCAAATTACACGTTTTCCAAAGGATATGAGCACACGTCCACCGGGCAGAATCTGAACTTCCCCGTGACCTTGTGTCTGTTCACTGGAGGAGCTTTCTGGGAGCTTCCTCCGAGTCACGCTGACAGAGAGGAGTGTAAATGAATGTCGTCCAGTGCTTATTTCACCTATTCTTAGACACACGGCCCCCACAAACAGAGCAtctcacacatacccacacttacacacacacactttcacacacacacacacacacacacacacacacacacacactttcacacacacactttcacacacacacacacacacacacacacacacacacacacacacactttcacccacactttcacacacacactttcacacacacacactttcacacacacacacacacacacacacacacacacacaatccacaaaCACTGGCTAACTGTTTTAGCCTCCCTGCAGTCaatttctctacacacacacacccctctccacaCCCTCCCCTTCTTTGACctccatgacaaaaaaaaacacacacaaaacctcttTGTTCCCCCGCCATGTTTGCCCGTCCAATGGGCGTCACTGACTAGGACTCTGTCATGCCGAACAACTTTCTTTCCTACTCACTGTCAAGTTAACGACGTTTTGATTTGTCTAGTTTGGCCTGCTACGTTTAACCGTGTTTGTCCAGAGGAGTTCAAGAACGTGtcaagaatgtgttgaatgtttGAGTGCATCTTTTTCCGAGTGACTGagccttttttttgtctttcgcCATTGGACTGCATGGACAGTGAAGCTAAGAAGTTTGTTTGGTCTGTCACCAATGTAACAGGCGCACTCTTCAGACCAAAGGACTCGATCacggacctgtgtgtgtgtgtgtgtgtgtgtgtgtgtgtgagagagagagagagtgtctcctTATTTGCCTACACCATTGTGGTTTAGGAGGCCAAAGTGCAAgacttttgtaaaaaaaaaaaaaaaaaagctgactAAAGCTAACTTT from Sardina pilchardus chromosome 12, fSarPil1.1, whole genome shotgun sequence encodes:
- the rhoj gene encoding rho-related GTP-binding protein RhoJ, whose amino-acid sequence is MPTRRIRQNATALTEDGGKNDSIGHTVKKMLKCVVVGDGAVGKTCLLMSYANDAFPEEYVPTVFDHYAVNVTVSGRQHLLALYDTAGQEDYNQLRPLSYPNTDVFLICFSVVNPASYHNVQEEWVPELKSCMPHIPYILIGTQIDLRDDPKTLSRLLQMKEKPLTYEQGLKLAREIGAQCYLECSALTQKGLKTVFDEAILTIFSPKKKKTGCTPCRSCCTIV